The segment attttaagtttatatattttatttatctatttttctCTGGCTGATATTGTCATTACCCCCTCATTGTGAGTGCTACAATGATGAATACCATCATATCTAAGCAAGTGTAAACCAGTGTAAACTCTTAAGAAAGTGCaatacagtgtaaaaaaacaaacaaacattagaAACACCTTAATATAAGACAATTCAATTCAACAGCAAAAACTCAGTGAAGTTGAATCAGCGcctctctaaaacagtttcaataaaaacaacattataatCTTCATGCAGGTAGGATTTCCTTCAAGGCTGTTGTATTAGATagcatttgtttttcattttgtgtggcAAATAAACAGATAACTGAGTGCACATTAGAGCAGGTTAATGCTGTGATATTGGAAATGTATACGGAGTATACGTCAACATCCAAATCATAGTTATGTCACACAATCATCGTAAGTTGTCTGATGATGAAGCACTATTACTTATCATTTGCAGTTTTTGACAGTATCTTAGGTAGAAAATTGCCAAATAGCTTCATAATGATTCTTTACAATGTAAATATCTGTAATAATTTACTGTCCTGATGTCAACAGGAGAGACAGGGACCGTGACAGAGACCGTGAGGATCGCTCCAGGGACAGGGACCGAGATCGGGATCGGGACAGGGACAGAGACCGGGACAGAGACCCGAAGCCATCTAGTGTGCCATCTAACAGCACACCAGTTGTGTCAGGCTTACCACCCCTCAAGCAGATGGCCGTGCAGCAGCAGATCAATCCATTCACCAACCTGCCGCACACACCGCGCTTCTACGAGATCCTGAAGAAGAGGTTACAGCTACCAGTGTGGGAGTACAAGGAAAGCTTCAATGATATCATCACGCGTCAACAGAGCTTTGTCCTCGTTGGAGAGACTGGCTCTGGGAAGACAACACAGGTCTGAAATGCAATAAATCAGTCAGTCTCTTATGTGATGCATGAGATGCAAGCTATTCAAATAACCACAGTGATTTGATACTCttgatttttatctgaattcatTGCATCCTTTGCTTTGATCTTCAGATCCCACAGTGGTGTGTGGACATGGTTAGGGGCTTGCCTGGTCCTAAGCGGGCAGTGGCCTGTACTCAGCCCAGGAGAGTGGCAGCCATGAGTGTGGCTCAAAGAGTGGCAGATGAGATGGACGTCATGCTTGGACAGGAAGTCGGCTACTCCATCAGATTTGAGGACTGTAGCTCTGCCAAGACTATACTGAAGTAAGTAATTGAGGTCTGCTGATGTTCAATAACTGCTGTTTAAAGGCACAGAAGCAGTCAGTCTTATTTGCTGTAATCTAGAACTTTTCAGTCTAACGAAGCACAACTGCTATTCCTTCAGGTACATGACAGACGGTATGTTGCTAAGAGAGGCTATGAATGACCCGCTGCTGGAGCGATATGGTGTGATTATTCTGGACGAGGCCCACGAGCGAACTCTGGCCACAGACATCCTGATGGGAGTACTGAAGGAGGTGGTGCGACAAAGACCAGATCTGAAGGTATTTGTTCACCTTGGGAATAACAGTGACAAATGATTTGCTTGCGATTATTTTGGTTTATCTGAAGTTTTGCTACAACCGAGTACtttacaataagaaaatgtaTCAATCTTTTTGCCTCCTGAGGACTCACATCACTTTGAAATACTGTTTAAAATTTCTAACCCAATATCCACTCAGACAgtattacagaaataaaaaaaaaaacaattttaaaagtAAGTGTGGCTattgaatatgtttattaaattatgtttaaattaGACACGCTGTATAAGTTTCTCCCCATAAACATTGCAAATCACATTTTCCTCATTTACCAAGACTTTCATTTGGTGATCTCAATAAGAGGGCTTGGAAGCTGGTTATACATACATGTGCAGCGTTTTAAGTTAAATTGAACAGATATGAgtagaaagaaaacatgttgaacaacGTTTCCCTCCTGCACAGGTGATCGTCATGAGTGCCACGCTAGATGCTGGGAAGTTCCAGGTGTACTTCGACAACTGTCCTCTGCTAACTATTCCTGGTCGTACACACCCTGTGGAGATCTTCTACACCCCTGAGCCAGAGCGAGACTACCTTGAGGCAGCGATCCGCACTGTCATCCAGATTCATATGTGTGAGGAAGATGAAGGTGACTGCCTTCTCTTTCTCACTGGTCAAGAGGTGAGAAACATGATGCTTGCATTGTTGGTACAGTGGAAATtcttattatgttgtttttcctcaACACATAAAACTAAATCTAATTCTTTTTCTGTCAGGAAATTGACGAGGCCTGCAAACGGATCAAGCGTGAGGTTGATGACCTTGGACCTGAAGTTGGAGACATTAAAATCATTCCACTGTATTCCACATTGccaccacagcagcagcaaaggaTCTTTGAGCCTCCTCCTCCAAGGAAGCCCAATGGTGCAATAGGAAGAAAGGTACATCTTAAATAATTCACCAGTTTAGATTATAGAGATATCAGTTAAACTAAAAGGAATATCGCAACAAGTTAAATTATACAACTGCACCCAGTAATAAGATTTTGATTATAGATGTCTGACAGCTTGTTGCTTCTTCTTTAGGTTGTCGTGTCGACAAACATTGCTGAGACTTCTCTGACAATTGATGGTGTGGTGTTTGTCATCGATCCTGGATTTGCCAAACAAAAGGTGGGCAAAGCTCAGTCAAATCTTGGGTAATCCTGTAAAATCTGCATCAGTATTACAGATGCATACATGTTCCATTAGGGTCAAGTGTAGAGGGCTGCATTGGCATTTGGATCCCGCAGGACCCAGCGCAAATCTTGCGGGAGCAGGCCGTTTTAGCTTTGCTGCTGGTGGGAGCGCGGCCAGTCAAGAAATAAACTGCAAGTCTCTGGATTTAGCTAGCGCTAACCAGAAGGATGGAGTCAA is part of the Thunnus albacares chromosome 3, fThuAlb1.1, whole genome shotgun sequence genome and harbors:
- the LOC122979489 gene encoding pre-mRNA-splicing factor ATP-dependent RNA helicase DHX15-like; the protein is MSKRHRLDLGDDYSSSKKRSEGRDRDRDRDREDRSRDRDRDRDRDRDRDRDRDPKPSSVPSNSTPVVSGLPPLKQMAVQQQINPFTNLPHTPRFYEILKKRLQLPVWEYKESFNDIITRQQSFVLVGETGSGKTTQIPQWCVDMVRGLPGPKRAVACTQPRRVAAMSVAQRVADEMDVMLGQEVGYSIRFEDCSSAKTILKYMTDGMLLREAMNDPLLERYGVIILDEAHERTLATDILMGVLKEVVRQRPDLKVIVMSATLDAGKFQVYFDNCPLLTIPGRTHPVEIFYTPEPERDYLEAAIRTVIQIHMCEEDEGDCLLFLTGQEEIDEACKRIKREVDDLGPEVGDIKIIPLYSTLPPQQQQRIFEPPPPRKPNGAIGRKVVVSTNIAETSLTIDGVVFVIDPGFAKQKVYNPRIRVESLLVTAISKASAQQRAGRAGRTRPGKCFRLYTEKAYKTEMQDNTYPEILRSNLGSVVLQLKKLGIDDLVHFDFMDPPAPETLMRALELLNYLAALNDDGDLTELGSMMAEFPLDPQLAKMVIASCEFNCSNEILSITAMLSVPQCFVRPTEAKKAADESKMRFAHIDGDHLTLLNVYHAFKQNHESNQWCYDNFVNYRSLMSADNVRQQLSRIMDRFNLPRRSTEFTSRDYYINIRRALCTGFFMQVAHLERTGHYLTVKDNQVVQLHPSTVLDHKPEWVLYNEFVLTTKNYIRTCTDIKPEWLVKIAPQYYEMSNFPQCEAKRQLERIIAKLESKEYSQY